Part of the Acidobacteriota bacterium genome, AATGGTTTTCTACCACATTCCGGTCCGGCGGGCACGGTCCGGGATCTTTTATTCTTCGGCCTTCCGGCCGGCGTGTGCTTCTTCCTCTTCGTGTCGGCGGCGGATGCCGTCGCGGCCATCGTAGCGGAGAAAACCCGGCAGGAACAAAGCCGCGGCCAACACCGAAACGACGCACAAAATTCCGCCGGAAACGAGAGCGATCTTTACGCTGAACGACTCGGCCACGATCCCCATCTTTGCGCTGCCGAGCATCGGCCCGGTCAGATAGCTGACCATCTCGATGCTCGCCAGCCGGCCGCGGAGATGGTTCGGTATCGTCTGATTCCAGATCGCTCCGCGAAAGATGCCGGAGATCATATCGAAGAAACCGGCCGCCACAAGGAAAAGCAACGCGAAAACGATGCCGTCCGCCAGCCCGAATCCGATGATCGCAAATCCCCAAAGTACTGCCGCCGCCGTAACCAGAACTCCGTGGCGGTGAACCGACTTCGTCCAGCCGGAGGTCAGGCTCGCGACCAAGGCACCGAGTGCGATCGCGGCAGGAAAGAAGCCGAGATATCGCTCACCATAGATCACCGCAAGTGCCGGATAAAGCGCCTGCGGCATCGCGAAGAACATCGCGAAGATGTCGATGAAATACGTCCCGAGAAGCTCCTGCCGGCTCTTTGCGTATCTCAGTGCCTTGCGGATCGCATCGAGGCTCGGCCGCTCGGCATTCTCCGGCGGCGGTACGGCGCTGACGGCATAGACCGCGTAGATCGTCGCCGCAAACGTAACCAGATCGAGTGCGTAGGCGACCGAAGGCCCGAGCTTGACAACAATGATTCCCGCGATCGCCGGACTGATGATCGCCCCGATACTCCAGCGGATCGAGTTGAGCGCCATCACCGACGAGATCAGCTCCGGCGGAATGATCTTTTGTATGAACGATTCGAATGCCGGCCGCTGTATCGCGGCAAGGCCTGCGTGGACGGCTACACAAATAAAAAGCACCGAAACGTAGGGAGTTTCGAGCAGCGAATTGGCAAGAAGCGTCGCGGAGGCCGCCGCCTGGCCAAACTCGGTCAACCGGAGCAGCCGCCGCTTTTCAACAAAATCCGCTAGTGCTCCGCCGATGACGGCAAGCACGAGCATCGGCACGAACTCGGCGAGATAGATGTAGCCGACCATCGCCGATGAGCCCGTGAGCTCATACATCTGCCACGGGACGACGATGAACGTCATCATCGAACCAAAGAAGGAAACGAGCTGGCCGATGAAGAGCAGCCGGTAATCGCGAGAGTCCCTGAGCGGTGTTATGTCGAGGAGCATCGCGACGTCGCTACGCGGTCCCGTAGATCTTTAGTTTGAATTCGTCGTTCGAGGTATAGACCTCGGCCCGCCGGCGTGAGATCCGTTCGGATTGTTTGAGGATCATCGGGAGGCCGCCTTGCGGCACGTCGGGGCAATATTCGCGGCGGGTA contains:
- a CDS encoding MFS transporter → MLLDITPLRDSRDYRLLFIGQLVSFFGSMMTFIVVPWQMYELTGSSAMVGYIYLAEFVPMLVLAVIGGALADFVEKRRLLRLTEFGQAAASATLLANSLLETPYVSVLFICVAVHAGLAAIQRPAFESFIQKIIPPELISSVMALNSIRWSIGAIISPAIAGIIVVKLGPSVAYALDLVTFAATIYAVYAVSAVPPPENAERPSLDAIRKALRYAKSRQELLGTYFIDIFAMFFAMPQALYPALAVIYGERYLGFFPAAIALGALVASLTSGWTKSVHRHGVLVTAAAVLWGFAIIGFGLADGIVFALLFLVAAGFFDMISGIFRGAIWNQTIPNHLRGRLASIEMVSYLTGPMLGSAKMGIVAESFSVKIALVSGGILCVVSVLAAALFLPGFLRYDGRDGIRRRHEEEEAHAGRKAEE